A DNA window from Pongo abelii isolate AG06213 chromosome 2, NHGRI_mPonAbe1-v2.0_pri, whole genome shotgun sequence contains the following coding sequences:
- the COL8A1 gene encoding collagen alpha-1(VIII) chain isoform X2: MAVLPGPLQLLGVLLTISLSSIRLIQAGAYYGIKPLPPQIPPQMPPQIPQYQPLGQQVPHMPLAKDGLAMGKEMPHLQYGKEYPHLPQYMKEIQPAPRMGKEAVPKKGKEIPLASLRGEQGPRGEPGPRGPPGPPGLPGHGIPGIKGKPGPQGYPGVGKPGMPGMPGKPGAMGMPGAKGEIGQKGEIGPMGIPGPQGPPGPHGLPGIGKPGGPGLPGQPGPKGDRGPKGLPGPQGLRGPKGDKGFGMPGAPGVKGPPGMHGPPGPVGLPGVGKPGVTGFPGPQGPLGKPGAPGEPGPQGPIGVPGVQGPPGIPGIGKPGQDGIPGQPGFPGGKGEQGLPGLPGPPGLPGIGKPGFPGPKGDRGMGGVPGALGPRGEKGPIGAPGIGGPPGEPGLPGIPGPMGPPGAIGFPGPKGEGGIVGPQGPPGPKGEPGLQGFPGKPGFLGEVGPPGMRGLPGPIGPKGEAGQKGVPGLPGVPGLLGPKGEPGIPGDQGLQGPPGIPGIGGPSGPIGPPGIPGPKGEPGLPGPPGFPGIGKPGVAGLHGPPGKPGALGPQGQPGLPGPPGPPGPPGPPAVMPPTPPPQGEYLPDMGLGIDGVKPPHAYGAKKGKNGGPAYEMPAFTAELTAPFPPVGAPVKFDKLLYNGRQNYNPQTGIFTCEVPGVYYFAYHVHCKGGNVWVALFKNNEPMMYTYDEYKKGFLDQASGSAVLLLRPGDRVFLQMPSEQAAGLYAGQYVHSSFSGYLLYPM, translated from the exons ATGGCTGTGCTGCCTggccctctgcagctgctgggagTGCTGCTTACCATTTCCCTGAGTTCCATCAGGCTCATTCAGGCTGGTGCCTACTATGGGATCAAGCCGCTGCCACCTCAAATTCCTCCTCAGATGCCACCACAAATTCCACAATACCAGCCCCTGGGTCAGCAAGTACCTCACATGCCTTTGGCCAAAGATGGCCTTGCCATGGGCAAGGAGATGCCCCACTTGCAGTATGGCAAAGAGTATCCACACCTACCCCAATATATGAAGGAAATTCAACCGGCGCCAAGAATGGGCAAGGAAGCAGTACCCAAGAAAGGCAAAG AAATACCATTAGCCAGTTTACGAGGGGAACAAGGTCCCCGTGGAGAGCCTGGCCCAAGAGGACCGCCTGGGCCCCCTGGTTTGCCAGGTCATGGGATACCTGGAATTAAAGGAAAACCAGGGCCACAGGGATATCCAGGAGTTGGAAAGCCAGGTATGCCTGGAATGCCAGGGAAGCCAGGAGCCATGGGCATGCCTGGGGCAAAAGGAGAAATTGGACAGAAAGGGGAAATCGGGCCTATGGGGATCCCAGGACCACAAGGACCTCCAGGGCCTCATGGACTTCCTGGCATTGGGAAGCCAGGTGGGCCAGGGTTACCAGGGCAACCAGGACCAAAGGGTGATCGAGGACCCAAAGGACTACCAGGACCTCAAGGCCTTCGGGGTCCTAAAGGAGACAAGGGCTTCGGGATGCCAGGTGCTCCAGGTGTAAAGGGCCCTCCAGGGATGCACGGCCCTCCCGGCCCTGTTGGACTGCCAGGAGTGGGCAAACCAGGAGTGACAGGCTTCCCTGGGCCCCAGGGCCCCCTGGGAAAGCCAGGGGCTCCGGGAGAACCTGGGCCACAAGGCCCTATTGGGGTACCAGGGGTTCAAGGACCTCCTGGGATACCCGGAATTGGAAAGCCAGGCCAGGATGGGATCCCAGGCCAGCCAGGATTTCCAGGTGGCAAAGGGGAGCAAGGACTGCCAGGGCTACCAGGACCCCCAGGCCTTCCAGGGATTGGGAAACCAGGCTTCCCAGGACCCAAAGGTGACCGGGGCATGGGAGGTGTTCCTGGGGCTCTTGGACCAAGAGGGGAGAAAGGACCAATAGGTGCCCCAGGAATAGGGGGTCCTCCAGGAGAGCCTGGCCTGCCTGGAATCCCAGGTCCTATGGGCCCTCCAGGTGCTATTGGTTTTCCTGGACCCAAAGGAGAAGGTGGGATTGTAGGGCCACAGGGGCCACCAGGTCCCAAGGGTGAGCCAGGGCTTCAAGGCTTCCCAGGAAAGCCAGGTTTCCTTGGTGAAGTAGGGCCTCCTGGCATGAGGGGTTTGCCAGGTCCCATAGGGCCCAAGGGGGAAGCTGGGCAAAAAGGTGTTCCAGGACTCCCTGGTGTTCCAGGGCTTCTCGGACCTAAGGGAGAGCCAGGAATCCCAGGGGATCAGGGTTTACAGGGCCCCCCAGGTATCCCAGGGATTGGGGGCCCTAGTGGCCCCATTGGACCACCTGGGATTCCAGGCCCCAAAGGGGAGCCGGGCCTCCCAGGGCCCCCTGGGTTCCCTGGTATAGGGAAACCCGGAGTGGCAGGACTTCATGGCCCCCCAGGGAAGCCTGGTGCCCTTGGtcctcaaggccagcctggccttcCAGGACCCCCAGGCCCTCCAGGACCTCCAGGACCCCCAGCTGTGATGCCCCCTACACCACCACCCCAGGGAGAGTATCTGCCAGATATGGGGCTGGGAATTGATGGCGTGAAACCCCCTCATGCCTACGGGGCTAAGAAAGGCAAGAATGGAGGGCCAGCCTACGAGATGCCTGCATTTACTGCCGAGCTAACCGCACCTTTCCCACCGGTGGGGGCCCCAGTGAAGTTTGACAAACTGCTCTATAACGGCAGACAGAACTATAACCCACAGACGGGCATCTTCACCTGTGAGGTCCCTGGCGTCTACTACTTTGCATACCACGTTCACTGCAAGGGGGGCAACGTGTGGGTTGCTCTATTCAAGAACAACGAGCCCATGATGTACACGTACGACGAGTACAAAAAGGGCTTCCTGGACCAGGCATCTGGGAGTGCAGTGCTGCTGCTCAGGCCCGGAGACCGGGTGTTCCTCCAGATGCCCTCAGAACAGGCTGCAGGACTGTATGCCGGGCAGTATGTCCACTCCTCCTTTTCAGGATATTTATTGTATcccatgtaa
- the COL8A1 gene encoding collagen alpha-1(VIII) chain isoform X1, with translation MAVLPGPLQLLGVLLTISLSSIRLIQAGAYYGIKPLPPQIPPQMPPQIPQYQPLGQQVPHMPLAKDGLAMGKEMPHLQYGKEYPHLPQYMKEIQPAPRMGKEAVPKKGKVEIPLASLRGEQGPRGEPGPRGPPGPPGLPGHGIPGIKGKPGPQGYPGVGKPGMPGMPGKPGAMGMPGAKGEIGQKGEIGPMGIPGPQGPPGPHGLPGIGKPGGPGLPGQPGPKGDRGPKGLPGPQGLRGPKGDKGFGMPGAPGVKGPPGMHGPPGPVGLPGVGKPGVTGFPGPQGPLGKPGAPGEPGPQGPIGVPGVQGPPGIPGIGKPGQDGIPGQPGFPGGKGEQGLPGLPGPPGLPGIGKPGFPGPKGDRGMGGVPGALGPRGEKGPIGAPGIGGPPGEPGLPGIPGPMGPPGAIGFPGPKGEGGIVGPQGPPGPKGEPGLQGFPGKPGFLGEVGPPGMRGLPGPIGPKGEAGQKGVPGLPGVPGLLGPKGEPGIPGDQGLQGPPGIPGIGGPSGPIGPPGIPGPKGEPGLPGPPGFPGIGKPGVAGLHGPPGKPGALGPQGQPGLPGPPGPPGPPGPPAVMPPTPPPQGEYLPDMGLGIDGVKPPHAYGAKKGKNGGPAYEMPAFTAELTAPFPPVGAPVKFDKLLYNGRQNYNPQTGIFTCEVPGVYYFAYHVHCKGGNVWVALFKNNEPMMYTYDEYKKGFLDQASGSAVLLLRPGDRVFLQMPSEQAAGLYAGQYVHSSFSGYLLYPM, from the exons ATGGCTGTGCTGCCTggccctctgcagctgctgggagTGCTGCTTACCATTTCCCTGAGTTCCATCAGGCTCATTCAGGCTGGTGCCTACTATGGGATCAAGCCGCTGCCACCTCAAATTCCTCCTCAGATGCCACCACAAATTCCACAATACCAGCCCCTGGGTCAGCAAGTACCTCACATGCCTTTGGCCAAAGATGGCCTTGCCATGGGCAAGGAGATGCCCCACTTGCAGTATGGCAAAGAGTATCCACACCTACCCCAATATATGAAGGAAATTCAACCGGCGCCAAGAATGGGCAAGGAAGCAGTACCCAAGAAAGGCAAAG tAGAAATACCATTAGCCAGTTTACGAGGGGAACAAGGTCCCCGTGGAGAGCCTGGCCCAAGAGGACCGCCTGGGCCCCCTGGTTTGCCAGGTCATGGGATACCTGGAATTAAAGGAAAACCAGGGCCACAGGGATATCCAGGAGTTGGAAAGCCAGGTATGCCTGGAATGCCAGGGAAGCCAGGAGCCATGGGCATGCCTGGGGCAAAAGGAGAAATTGGACAGAAAGGGGAAATCGGGCCTATGGGGATCCCAGGACCACAAGGACCTCCAGGGCCTCATGGACTTCCTGGCATTGGGAAGCCAGGTGGGCCAGGGTTACCAGGGCAACCAGGACCAAAGGGTGATCGAGGACCCAAAGGACTACCAGGACCTCAAGGCCTTCGGGGTCCTAAAGGAGACAAGGGCTTCGGGATGCCAGGTGCTCCAGGTGTAAAGGGCCCTCCAGGGATGCACGGCCCTCCCGGCCCTGTTGGACTGCCAGGAGTGGGCAAACCAGGAGTGACAGGCTTCCCTGGGCCCCAGGGCCCCCTGGGAAAGCCAGGGGCTCCGGGAGAACCTGGGCCACAAGGCCCTATTGGGGTACCAGGGGTTCAAGGACCTCCTGGGATACCCGGAATTGGAAAGCCAGGCCAGGATGGGATCCCAGGCCAGCCAGGATTTCCAGGTGGCAAAGGGGAGCAAGGACTGCCAGGGCTACCAGGACCCCCAGGCCTTCCAGGGATTGGGAAACCAGGCTTCCCAGGACCCAAAGGTGACCGGGGCATGGGAGGTGTTCCTGGGGCTCTTGGACCAAGAGGGGAGAAAGGACCAATAGGTGCCCCAGGAATAGGGGGTCCTCCAGGAGAGCCTGGCCTGCCTGGAATCCCAGGTCCTATGGGCCCTCCAGGTGCTATTGGTTTTCCTGGACCCAAAGGAGAAGGTGGGATTGTAGGGCCACAGGGGCCACCAGGTCCCAAGGGTGAGCCAGGGCTTCAAGGCTTCCCAGGAAAGCCAGGTTTCCTTGGTGAAGTAGGGCCTCCTGGCATGAGGGGTTTGCCAGGTCCCATAGGGCCCAAGGGGGAAGCTGGGCAAAAAGGTGTTCCAGGACTCCCTGGTGTTCCAGGGCTTCTCGGACCTAAGGGAGAGCCAGGAATCCCAGGGGATCAGGGTTTACAGGGCCCCCCAGGTATCCCAGGGATTGGGGGCCCTAGTGGCCCCATTGGACCACCTGGGATTCCAGGCCCCAAAGGGGAGCCGGGCCTCCCAGGGCCCCCTGGGTTCCCTGGTATAGGGAAACCCGGAGTGGCAGGACTTCATGGCCCCCCAGGGAAGCCTGGTGCCCTTGGtcctcaaggccagcctggccttcCAGGACCCCCAGGCCCTCCAGGACCTCCAGGACCCCCAGCTGTGATGCCCCCTACACCACCACCCCAGGGAGAGTATCTGCCAGATATGGGGCTGGGAATTGATGGCGTGAAACCCCCTCATGCCTACGGGGCTAAGAAAGGCAAGAATGGAGGGCCAGCCTACGAGATGCCTGCATTTACTGCCGAGCTAACCGCACCTTTCCCACCGGTGGGGGCCCCAGTGAAGTTTGACAAACTGCTCTATAACGGCAGACAGAACTATAACCCACAGACGGGCATCTTCACCTGTGAGGTCCCTGGCGTCTACTACTTTGCATACCACGTTCACTGCAAGGGGGGCAACGTGTGGGTTGCTCTATTCAAGAACAACGAGCCCATGATGTACACGTACGACGAGTACAAAAAGGGCTTCCTGGACCAGGCATCTGGGAGTGCAGTGCTGCTGCTCAGGCCCGGAGACCGGGTGTTCCTCCAGATGCCCTCAGAACAGGCTGCAGGACTGTATGCCGGGCAGTATGTCCACTCCTCCTTTTCAGGATATTTATTGTATcccatgtaa